The following coding sequences are from one Pseudonocardia sp. EC080619-01 window:
- the boxB gene encoding benzoyl-CoA 2,3-epoxidase subunit BoxB → MSIDYTEKIPNNVDLAGDRKLQRALESWQPNFINWWKTMGPAVPTQDVYLRTAVDVGKEGWAQFGHVAMEEYRWGVFLAERGDDRRIAFGENRGEPVWQQVPGEYRADLQRLIVIQGDTEPASVEQQRRLGETAPSLYDLRNLFQVNVEEGRHLWAMVYLLHAYFGRNGREEAEALLHRNSGDLDSPRILGAFNEETPDWLSFYMFTYFTDRDGKYQLGTLKESAFDPLSRTCEFMLKEEAHHMFVGTTGIDRVIQRTCELMREHDTADIAPHGGVPLDVIQKYINFHYSVSLDLFGSEQSTNAANYFTAGLKGRWQEERRHDDHLLTDDGYDMEQVHDGAVVTDQVPALLALNLDLRNEYVKDCRSGLKRWNRILEKNGFDGRVYLPHVGFNREVGLFSGHHVTPKGDLVSSDAWEARKDGWLPTDADRTHVQNLMRPVYEPGKIAGWIAPPSNGINGKPFEYEYVHFA, encoded by the coding sequence ATGTCGATCGACTACACCGAGAAGATCCCGAACAACGTCGACCTCGCCGGCGACCGGAAGCTGCAGCGGGCGCTGGAGTCGTGGCAGCCGAACTTCATCAACTGGTGGAAGACGATGGGCCCGGCCGTGCCGACCCAGGACGTCTACCTGCGCACCGCCGTCGACGTCGGCAAGGAGGGCTGGGCGCAGTTCGGCCACGTCGCGATGGAGGAGTACCGCTGGGGCGTGTTCCTCGCCGAGCGCGGGGACGACCGGCGGATCGCGTTCGGCGAGAACCGCGGCGAGCCGGTGTGGCAGCAGGTGCCCGGCGAGTACCGCGCCGACCTGCAGCGGCTGATCGTCATCCAGGGCGACACCGAGCCGGCGTCGGTGGAGCAGCAGCGCCGCCTCGGGGAGACCGCGCCCAGCCTCTACGACCTGCGGAACCTGTTCCAGGTCAACGTCGAGGAGGGCCGGCACCTCTGGGCGATGGTGTACCTGCTGCACGCCTACTTCGGCCGCAACGGCCGCGAGGAGGCGGAGGCGCTGCTGCACCGCAACTCCGGCGACCTGGACAGCCCGCGGATCCTCGGCGCGTTCAACGAGGAGACGCCGGACTGGCTCAGCTTCTACATGTTCACCTACTTCACCGACCGGGACGGCAAGTACCAGCTCGGCACGCTGAAGGAGTCGGCGTTCGACCCGCTGTCGCGGACCTGCGAGTTCATGCTCAAGGAGGAGGCCCACCACATGTTCGTGGGCACCACCGGCATCGACCGCGTGATCCAGCGGACCTGCGAGCTGATGCGCGAGCACGACACCGCCGACATCGCCCCGCACGGCGGCGTCCCGCTGGACGTGATCCAGAAGTACATCAACTTCCACTACTCGGTGTCGCTGGACCTGTTCGGGTCCGAGCAGTCGACGAACGCGGCCAACTACTTCACCGCCGGCCTCAAGGGCCGCTGGCAGGAGGAGCGCCGCCACGACGACCACCTCCTCACCGATGACGGCTACGACATGGAGCAGGTGCACGACGGCGCGGTGGTCACCGACCAGGTCCCGGCCCTGCTCGCGCTGAACCTGGACCTGCGCAACGAGTACGTGAAGGACTGCCGGTCCGGGCTGAAGCGCTGGAACCGGATCCTCGAGAAGAACGGCTTCGACGGGCGCGTGTACCTGCCGCACGTCGGCTTCAACCGCGAGGTCGGGCTGTTCTCCGGGCACCACGTGACGCCGAAGGGCGATCTCGTCAGCTCGGACGCGTGGGAGGCCCGCAAGGACGGCTGGCTGCCGACGGACGCCGACCGCACGCACGTCCAGAACCTGATGCGGCCCGTCTACGAGCCCGGGAAGATCGCCGGCTGGATCGCGCCGCCGTCGAACGGGATCAACGGGAAGCCGTTCGAGTACGAGTACGTGCACTTCGCCTGA
- a CDS encoding alpha/beta hydrolase family protein produces MARLRCDVVADSLGLATSITVLLPQPSRTRIGAGVRDPGAPPPVLYLLHGLSDDDTAWTRYTAIERYADELGLAVVMPQVHRSFYTDQAYGGRYRTWIEQELPELVGRFFRVSGDPDRTFVAGLSMGGYGALGWALRDPGRFGAAASLSGVLDIGALIQGPPREEDPRIWDRIFGGDPVTGTGDDLFTLVDRLPAAAPPLYVCAGTEDPLHPHAERFTRHARAAGIDVTGHDGPGGHEWSYWDARIRDVLDWLPLPR; encoded by the coding sequence GTGGCCCGGCTGCGCTGCGACGTCGTCGCCGACTCCCTCGGTCTGGCCACGTCGATCACCGTCCTGCTGCCGCAGCCGTCGCGCACCCGGATCGGCGCCGGCGTCCGCGATCCCGGCGCGCCGCCCCCGGTGCTCTACCTGCTGCACGGACTGTCCGACGACGACACGGCGTGGACCCGCTACACCGCGATCGAGCGCTACGCCGACGAGCTCGGGCTGGCCGTCGTCATGCCGCAGGTGCACCGCAGCTTCTACACCGACCAGGCCTACGGCGGCCGGTACCGGACGTGGATCGAGCAGGAGCTCCCCGAGCTGGTCGGCCGGTTCTTCCGGGTGTCCGGCGACCCGGACCGGACGTTCGTGGCGGGCCTGTCGATGGGCGGCTACGGCGCGCTGGGCTGGGCGCTGCGCGATCCCGGCCGGTTCGGCGCCGCCGCGTCGCTGTCGGGGGTGCTGGACATCGGCGCGCTGATCCAGGGCCCGCCGCGGGAGGAGGACCCGCGGATCTGGGACCGGATCTTCGGCGGGGACCCGGTGACGGGCACCGGCGACGACCTGTTCACGCTGGTCGACCGCCTGCCCGCGGCCGCTCCCCCGCTGTACGTCTGCGCGGGCACCGAGGACCCGCTGCACCCGCACGCGGAGCGGTTCACCCGGCACGCCCGCGCCGCCGGGATCGACGTGACCGGCCACGACGGGCCCGGCGGGCACGAGTGGTCCTACTGGGACGCCCGGATCCGGGACGTCCTGGACTGGCTGCCGCTCCCGCGGTGA
- a CDS encoding AAA family ATPase, translated as MTALSPVPSSPQVTQATGASPVPLVGLDRQREVLTVALATGRHVVLEGPPGTGKSTLLHAIARESGRRTVFVEGNAELTPARLVGAFDPAQVLTDGYVPAAFVDGPLLTALRGDGDSGLLYLEEMNRIPEETLNVLITVLTEGEITVPRLGTVPAGPGFRLIAAMNPFDAVGTARVSQAIADRMCRVVLGYQPEAAERRITGAVTGRDPAAVALAVALTRRTREHRDVRTGSSVRGAIDLAHVVDGLAAMRGEDPTGRDTARDAMHAALSGRIRVADGVDRTPEAVLDEILDDVWPPDAESPPEPPAPGDEENPPADGGEGPGKAGSPAPADGAPDTSRRGRPARGPRTLGRDELASRHEGFAAVSPELGELDDAAFDDALAADPEAAAALLADLAVATDAQLRARARRLAGRVFLRLGRVGPARSRGTRRLGPRPGGQGDLDLDRTLDGWQPGPHARRPGPADVVTRDWTAHRRAVVLAVDVSGSMQGDAVALAAVAAAGVVLACTSGGTAGGPQDPGVLVFGSEVRTLATQGVPRPADDLVGELVAVRGHGVTDVAAALRAASVQLAGAVAEERTVVLLSDCLHTSGDDPLTALAGIDRLHVLLPQPGDPDPAALRAAGALAARGGGVYDTVSRLAQVGPALTRILG; from the coding sequence GTGACAGCGCTGTCCCCAGTCCCCTCGTCCCCGCAGGTCACGCAGGCCACGGGTGCGTCACCGGTACCGCTCGTCGGGCTCGACCGGCAGCGCGAGGTGCTCACGGTCGCCCTCGCGACCGGCCGCCACGTCGTGCTGGAGGGCCCGCCGGGCACCGGCAAGTCGACGCTGCTGCACGCGATCGCGCGCGAGTCCGGCCGCCGGACGGTGTTCGTGGAGGGCAACGCCGAGCTGACCCCGGCCCGGCTCGTCGGCGCCTTCGACCCGGCCCAGGTCCTGACCGACGGCTATGTCCCCGCCGCGTTCGTCGACGGGCCGCTGCTCACCGCGCTGCGCGGCGACGGCGACTCCGGGCTCCTCTACCTCGAGGAGATGAACCGGATCCCCGAGGAGACGCTGAACGTCCTGATCACGGTCCTCACCGAGGGCGAGATCACCGTGCCCCGGCTGGGCACGGTCCCCGCCGGGCCCGGCTTCCGGCTGATCGCGGCGATGAACCCGTTCGACGCCGTCGGCACCGCCCGGGTCAGCCAGGCCATCGCCGACCGGATGTGCCGGGTCGTCCTCGGCTACCAGCCGGAGGCCGCCGAGCGGCGGATCACCGGCGCCGTGACCGGGCGCGACCCGGCGGCCGTCGCGCTGGCCGTGGCGCTGACCCGGCGCACCCGCGAGCACCGCGACGTCCGCACCGGCTCCTCGGTGCGGGGCGCGATCGACCTCGCGCACGTCGTCGACGGGCTGGCCGCGATGCGCGGCGAGGACCCCACCGGCCGGGACACCGCGCGCGACGCCATGCACGCGGCGCTCTCCGGCCGGATCCGCGTCGCCGACGGCGTCGACCGGACCCCGGAGGCGGTGCTCGACGAGATCCTCGACGACGTCTGGCCGCCCGACGCCGAGTCCCCACCCGAGCCGCCCGCACCCGGCGACGAGGAGAACCCTCCCGCGGACGGCGGTGAGGGTCCGGGAAAAGCCGGGAGTCCGGCCCCCGCTGACGGGGCGCCGGACACCTCGCGCCGGGGCCGCCCCGCGCGCGGGCCCCGCACGCTGGGCCGCGACGAGCTCGCGTCCCGGCACGAGGGCTTCGCCGCGGTCTCGCCGGAGCTCGGCGAGCTCGACGACGCCGCGTTCGACGACGCGCTCGCCGCCGACCCGGAGGCCGCCGCGGCGTTGCTCGCCGATCTCGCGGTCGCCACCGACGCGCAGCTGCGGGCCCGGGCCCGGCGCCTCGCCGGGCGGGTGTTCCTGCGGCTGGGCCGGGTCGGGCCCGCCCGGTCGCGCGGCACCCGGCGGCTCGGGCCCCGGCCCGGCGGGCAGGGCGACCTCGACCTCGACCGGACGCTCGACGGCTGGCAGCCGGGCCCGCACGCGCGCCGGCCGGGACCGGCCGACGTCGTCACCCGGGACTGGACGGCGCACCGCAGGGCCGTGGTGCTGGCCGTCGACGTCTCCGGGTCGATGCAGGGCGACGCGGTGGCGCTCGCCGCCGTCGCCGCCGCGGGCGTGGTGCTGGCCTGCACGAGTGGCGGGACCGCGGGCGGGCCGCAGGACCCCGGCGTGCTCGTCTTCGGCTCGGAGGTGCGGACGCTCGCCACACAGGGCGTGCCCCGTCCGGCCGACGACCTCGTCGGCGAGCTGGTCGCCGTCCGGGGCCACGGGGTCACCGACGTCGCGGCCGCGCTGCGGGCCGCCTCGGTGCAGCTCGCCGGGGCGGTCGCCGAGGAGCGCACCGTCGTGCTGCTGTCGGACTGCCTGCACACCAGCGGCGACGACCCGCTCACCGCGCTCGCCGGGATCGACCGGCTGCACGTGCTGCTGCCGCAGCCCGGCGACCCCGACCCGGCGGCGCTGCGGGCGGCCGGGGCGCTCGCAGCCCGCGGCGGGGGTGTGTACGACACCGTGTCACGGCTGGCGCAGGTCGGGCCGGCGCTGACCCGGATCCTGGGCTGA
- a CDS encoding GNAT family N-acetyltransferase, with product MDTWAWVAETPASWDDRKRQVLGGLDPALFGLGRPESGDPLGDEWWRVEDGAGRTLGYGRLDGSWGDAEILLLVRPDARGGGVGAFVLAHLETEAGRRRLHYIYNVVPHGHPDPEQVTEWLAGHGFVRNDVGELRKQVPAGVVQNSG from the coding sequence GTGGACACCTGGGCATGGGTCGCGGAGACCCCGGCGAGCTGGGACGACCGCAAGCGGCAGGTGCTGGGGGGCCTGGATCCCGCACTGTTCGGGCTGGGCCGCCCGGAGTCCGGTGACCCGCTGGGCGACGAGTGGTGGCGGGTCGAGGACGGCGCGGGCCGGACCCTCGGCTACGGCCGCCTCGACGGGTCCTGGGGCGACGCGGAGATCCTCCTCCTGGTCCGCCCGGACGCCCGGGGCGGTGGGGTCGGCGCGTTCGTCCTCGCCCACCTGGAGACCGAGGCGGGACGTCGCAGGCTCCACTACATCTACAACGTCGTGCCGCACGGTCACCCCGATCCCGAGCAGGTCACCGAGTGGCTGGCCGGGCACGGGTTCGTCCGCAACGACGTCGGCGAGCTGCGCAAGCAGGTCCCCGCGGGGGTCGTGCAGAACTCGGGCTGA
- a CDS encoding alpha/beta hydrolase yields the protein MRRTLVSLVVAMGVAVGTATPAVAAPAAPAIAWGPCSTPSLTTAGAECGFLTVPLDHADPGGETVQLAVSRVRHTVPQDRYQGVVLVNPGGPGGPGVGLSRLGSAVPKDAGAAYDWIGFDPRGVGESRPALSCDPGYGGYARPDYRPEHGAEAAWLPRVKAYARACAEKGGELLEHLRTEDTVRDMDLLRQALGAEQINYYGFSYGTYLGQVYASTFPDRVRRMVLDGVIDPRDWWYQGNLNQDVAFERNIGAFFDWVAKNDATYHLGTTGDAVEKRYYDLREQFRTRPAGGRIGSSEWTDIFLRAGYNVGEYTTVAEAFVAGTRGDAVALTAAFGQAGSPTDDNNYAVYLATQCTDAPFPQDWDTWRRDNTETDATAPFETWGNAWYNAPCRDWPVPPGPAATVEGTLDQGPLLISETYDGATPYEGALQARRTFPGSSLIEGVGGHTHSASLSGVSCVDDRVADYLLTGALPDRVAGDRSDVQCPAVAPPDPGAGPAGG from the coding sequence GTGCGCAGGACGCTCGTGTCACTCGTCGTCGCGATGGGGGTGGCCGTCGGCACCGCCACGCCCGCGGTCGCGGCCCCGGCCGCACCGGCCATCGCGTGGGGCCCGTGCAGCACCCCGTCCCTGACGACGGCCGGCGCCGAGTGCGGCTTCCTGACCGTCCCGCTCGACCACGCCGACCCCGGCGGGGAGACGGTCCAGCTCGCGGTCTCCCGGGTCCGGCACACCGTGCCGCAGGACCGCTACCAGGGCGTCGTCCTCGTGAACCCGGGCGGACCCGGTGGGCCCGGGGTCGGGCTGAGCCGGCTCGGCTCGGCCGTCCCGAAGGACGCGGGCGCGGCCTACGACTGGATCGGCTTCGACCCGCGCGGCGTCGGCGAGAGCAGGCCCGCCCTCAGCTGCGATCCCGGCTACGGCGGCTACGCCCGCCCCGACTACCGCCCCGAGCACGGCGCCGAGGCGGCCTGGCTGCCCCGGGTGAAGGCGTACGCCCGGGCCTGCGCCGAGAAGGGCGGGGAGCTGCTGGAGCACCTGCGCACTGAGGACACGGTGCGTGACATGGACCTCCTCCGGCAGGCACTCGGCGCCGAACAGATCAACTACTACGGCTTCTCCTACGGCACGTACCTCGGGCAGGTCTACGCGAGCACGTTCCCGGACCGGGTCCGCCGGATGGTGCTCGACGGCGTCATCGACCCGCGGGACTGGTGGTACCAGGGCAACCTCAACCAGGACGTCGCGTTCGAGCGCAACATCGGCGCGTTCTTCGACTGGGTCGCGAAGAACGACGCCACCTACCACCTCGGCACCACCGGCGACGCCGTCGAGAAGCGGTACTACGACCTGCGCGAGCAGTTCCGGACGAGGCCGGCCGGCGGTCGGATCGGCTCGTCGGAGTGGACCGACATCTTCCTGCGCGCCGGGTACAACGTCGGGGAGTACACGACGGTCGCCGAGGCGTTCGTCGCAGGCACCCGTGGCGACGCCGTGGCCCTCACCGCCGCCTTCGGGCAGGCCGGGTCGCCGACCGACGACAACAACTACGCCGTCTACCTCGCCACCCAGTGCACCGACGCCCCGTTCCCGCAGGACTGGGACACCTGGCGGCGCGACAACACGGAGACCGACGCGACGGCGCCGTTCGAGACCTGGGGCAACGCCTGGTACAACGCGCCCTGCCGGGACTGGCCGGTGCCGCCCGGACCGGCCGCGACGGTCGAGGGGACCCTCGACCAGGGACCGCTGCTGATCTCCGAGACCTACGACGGCGCCACCCCGTACGAGGGTGCGCTGCAGGCGCGCCGGACGTTCCCCGGGTCGTCGCTGATCGAGGGCGTCGGCGGGCACACCCACTCGGCGTCGCTGTCCGGGGTGTCGTGTGTGGACGACCGGGTGGCCGACTACCTGCTCACCGGTGCCCTGCCGGACCGGGTGGCGGGGGACCGGTCGGACGTGCAGTGCCCGGCCGTGGCACCGCCGGACCCGGGGGCGGGACCCGCCGGGGGCTGA
- a CDS encoding macrolide family glycosyltransferase, translating into MSHVLMSTVAAHGHVHPNLPVMAELVARGHRVTYPVPERFADAVSATGATALRIRTDLPDPARGEQWPEGGVEAMRLFSGEARSAYEQIADALQYEHPDVVCYDGSGWAGHALSRVWGLPRVELAPHMVAWDGFSEDMADAFAFLDAPEGLAWRAELDAWLAEVGAGVGNREFLGRPDRSVVLIPEAMQPHADRVDRERYTFVGPVIGDRSHQGLWPKPRNPLLLVSLGSAYNDRPRFWRDCIAAMHGTGWTTVLATGPHVDRADLGEIPGDVVVREWVPQLAVLAQASAFVTHAGMGGCSEGLWHGVPMVAVPQAVDQFGNADVIAGLGVGEHLPAGEVTPESLREAVLRVSSSEDVARRCAEQKAVARAAGGAAQAADVIESLLPRARCAGCTGGLCGR; encoded by the coding sequence ATGAGCCACGTCCTGATGTCCACCGTCGCCGCGCACGGCCACGTCCACCCCAACCTGCCGGTGATGGCGGAGCTGGTCGCCCGCGGGCACCGCGTCACCTACCCGGTTCCCGAGCGTTTCGCCGACGCGGTCTCCGCCACCGGTGCGACCGCGCTGCGGATCCGCACCGACCTGCCCGACCCGGCTCGCGGCGAGCAGTGGCCCGAGGGCGGGGTCGAGGCGATGCGGCTGTTCTCCGGCGAGGCCCGTTCCGCTTACGAGCAGATCGCCGACGCGCTGCAGTACGAGCACCCCGACGTCGTCTGCTACGACGGCAGCGGATGGGCCGGGCACGCGCTCTCCCGGGTGTGGGGGCTGCCCCGGGTGGAGCTCGCCCCGCACATGGTCGCCTGGGACGGGTTCTCCGAGGACATGGCCGACGCCTTCGCGTTCCTCGACGCCCCCGAGGGGCTGGCGTGGCGTGCCGAGCTGGACGCCTGGCTGGCCGAGGTCGGCGCCGGCGTCGGGAACCGGGAGTTCCTGGGCCGCCCGGACCGGTCGGTCGTGCTGATCCCGGAGGCCATGCAGCCGCACGCGGACCGCGTCGACCGGGAGCGCTACACCTTCGTCGGGCCGGTCATCGGCGACCGCTCGCACCAGGGGCTCTGGCCGAAGCCGCGGAACCCGCTGCTGCTGGTCTCGCTCGGCTCCGCCTACAACGACCGGCCACGGTTCTGGCGCGACTGCATCGCGGCGATGCACGGGACCGGGTGGACGACGGTGCTCGCGACCGGCCCGCACGTCGACCGCGCCGACCTCGGCGAGATCCCCGGCGACGTCGTCGTCCGGGAGTGGGTGCCGCAGCTCGCGGTGCTCGCGCAGGCGTCGGCGTTCGTGACGCACGCCGGGATGGGCGGCTGCTCGGAGGGGCTCTGGCACGGCGTCCCGATGGTCGCCGTGCCGCAGGCCGTCGACCAGTTCGGCAACGCGGACGTGATCGCCGGGCTCGGCGTCGGCGAGCACCTGCCTGCCGGCGAGGTCACCCCGGAGAGCCTGCGGGAGGCGGTGCTGCGGGTGTCGTCGTCGGAGGACGTGGCACGGCGCTGCGCCGAGCAGAAGGCCGTCGCCCGGGCCGCGGGCGGCGCGGCGCAGGCGGCCGACGTGATCGAGTCGCTGCTGCCCCGGGCGCGCTGCGCCGGCTGCACCGGTGGCCTCTGCGGCCGTTGA
- the boxC gene encoding 2,3-epoxybenzoyl-CoA dihydrolase produces MSDAGPTTDAGSPAVDFDRDPSTYRHWQLEIDPENPAVARVKLDVDEDGGLVPGYELKMNSYDLGVDIELHDITQRLRFTHPGVKAVVLTSGRDRNFCAGANIRMLAGSPHPWKVNFCKFTNETRNGIEDATEHSGQRWIAALNGTAAGGGYEMALACEDILLIDDNSSTVALPEVPLLGVLPGTGGLTRVTDKRKVRKDRADVFATRSEGFGGKQAVEWKLVDEVIPKRKWDETVRERADAAAAASSRLPGGAGIELPPLQRTENDEGIFYPHVRAEFDRDRGLVEITVDGPDGGVPSSLERVYELGADFWPLAVTRQLDDLVLRLRSNELELGTWIVRTRGDVEDALAFEKVIEEYSSSDWLVNEIRHYFKRTLKRLDVTSRSLIALIEPGSCFAGALLELALACDRQYMLDGTLDEDDSEQQDEAQIMLTASNFGTFPMGNGVTRLGSRFHGDDDHVAKLRQEVGRRIEAREALELGLVTDAPDDIDWDDEVRIMLEERASLSPDALTGMEANHRFVGPETMESRIFGRLTAWQNWIFVRPNASGPEGALRKYGTGRRADFDRKRV; encoded by the coding sequence ATGAGCGATGCCGGCCCCACCACCGATGCCGGGTCCCCCGCCGTCGACTTCGACCGGGACCCGTCGACGTACCGGCACTGGCAGCTGGAGATCGACCCGGAGAACCCGGCCGTCGCCCGGGTGAAGCTCGACGTCGACGAGGACGGCGGTCTCGTCCCCGGCTACGAGCTGAAGATGAACTCGTACGACCTCGGCGTCGACATCGAGCTCCACGACATCACCCAGCGGCTCCGCTTCACCCACCCCGGTGTGAAGGCCGTGGTGCTGACCAGCGGACGCGACCGCAACTTCTGCGCCGGGGCGAACATCCGGATGCTCGCCGGGTCGCCGCACCCGTGGAAGGTGAACTTCTGCAAGTTCACCAACGAGACCCGCAACGGCATCGAGGACGCCACCGAGCACTCCGGCCAGCGCTGGATCGCCGCCCTCAACGGCACCGCCGCCGGTGGCGGCTACGAGATGGCGCTGGCCTGCGAGGACATCCTGCTGATCGACGACAACTCGTCGACGGTCGCGCTGCCCGAGGTCCCGCTGCTCGGCGTGCTGCCCGGCACCGGCGGCCTGACCCGGGTCACCGACAAGCGGAAGGTCCGCAAGGACCGCGCCGACGTCTTCGCCACCAGGTCCGAGGGCTTCGGCGGGAAGCAGGCCGTCGAGTGGAAGCTCGTCGACGAGGTGATCCCGAAGCGGAAGTGGGACGAGACGGTCCGGGAGCGGGCCGACGCGGCCGCCGCGGCGTCGTCCCGGCTGCCCGGCGGCGCGGGGATCGAGCTGCCGCCGCTGCAGCGCACCGAGAACGACGAGGGGATCTTCTACCCGCACGTCCGCGCGGAGTTCGACCGCGACCGCGGGCTGGTCGAGATCACCGTCGACGGGCCGGACGGCGGCGTGCCGTCGTCGCTGGAGCGGGTCTACGAGCTGGGCGCGGACTTCTGGCCGCTGGCCGTGACCCGCCAGCTCGACGACCTGGTCCTCCGGCTGCGCAGCAACGAGCTGGAGCTGGGCACCTGGATCGTCCGGACCCGCGGCGACGTCGAGGACGCGCTGGCCTTCGAGAAGGTCATCGAGGAGTACTCGTCGTCGGACTGGCTGGTCAACGAGATCCGGCACTACTTCAAGCGCACCCTCAAGCGGCTCGACGTGACCTCGCGCTCGCTGATCGCGCTGATCGAGCCCGGCTCCTGCTTCGCCGGGGCGCTGCTGGAGCTGGCCCTGGCCTGCGACCGGCAGTACATGCTGGACGGCACGCTCGACGAGGACGACTCGGAGCAGCAGGACGAGGCCCAGATCATGCTCACGGCGTCGAACTTCGGGACGTTCCCGATGGGCAACGGCGTGACCCGGCTGGGCTCGCGGTTCCACGGCGACGACGACCACGTCGCCAAGCTCCGGCAGGAGGTGGGCCGGCGGATCGAGGCGCGCGAGGCGCTGGAGCTCGGCCTGGTCACCGACGCCCCGGACGACATCGACTGGGACGACGAGGTCCGGATCATGCTCGAGGAGCGGGCCTCGCTGTCCCCCGACGCCCTGACGGGGATGGAGGCCAACCACCGCTTCGTCGGGCCGGAGACGATGGAGAGCCGCATCTTCGGACGGCTCACCGCCTGGCAGAACTGGATCTTCGTGCGCCCGAACGCCTCCGGACCGGAGGGCGCACTGCGCAAGTACGGGACGGGCCGCAGGGCCGACTTCGACCGCAAGCGGGTGTGA
- a CDS encoding benzoate-CoA ligase family protein: MADVVNADEPARSTPIPAPRGSADAFNAAAHLTSARVAAGDGGRTAVRFPGGALTYAQLTDRVRAVAGALRAVGVRPEQRVLMVMPDDVELFTAILGTMWAGAVAVPSSTMLTGRELAVLVRDSRATTVIGGEAFAAQLAEATAGAPDLERVVTTGPAAPATPPGVASLTWDELLAAGEPMPEPAPTWAESQALWLYTSGTTGRPKGAMHRHSDIRFVGETYGAQVLGIRRDDVCLSVAKLFFAYGIGNSMFFPLSVGACAVLEPSRPAPELYSRLAEEHRATLFFAVPSFWGPMIAADLPPERFATVRRGASAGEALPARMFHGVRDRYGFEVLDGIGSTEALHIFISNRPGEVVPGSSGFPVPGYEVELRRPDGSVITEPGEQGMLFVAGDSVCTGYWCRTEVNRLVFQGRWMRTGDQYVRNADGSWTCLGRADDVLKVGGIWVSPGEVETRLLEHPGLAEAVVVGVPDADGLDKPVAFVVPRDAAAAPSSDELVAFCRDGLASFKRPRVVVAVTELPKTPTGKIQRYRLREQASGLPGVSGQQTEAQTVV; this comes from the coding sequence ATGGCCGATGTCGTCAACGCCGACGAGCCCGCCCGTTCCACCCCGATCCCGGCCCCCCGCGGCAGCGCGGACGCCTTCAACGCCGCCGCCCACCTGACGTCCGCGCGGGTCGCCGCGGGCGACGGCGGCCGGACCGCCGTGCGGTTCCCCGGCGGTGCGCTCACCTACGCCCAGCTGACCGACCGCGTCCGCGCGGTGGCCGGGGCGCTGCGCGCCGTGGGCGTGCGTCCCGAGCAGCGCGTCCTGATGGTGATGCCCGACGACGTCGAGCTCTTCACCGCGATCCTCGGCACCATGTGGGCCGGTGCCGTCGCGGTCCCGAGCTCGACCATGCTCACCGGTCGCGAGCTCGCCGTCCTCGTGCGGGACTCCCGCGCGACGACGGTGATCGGCGGCGAGGCGTTCGCCGCGCAGCTCGCCGAGGCCACGGCCGGGGCGCCGGACCTGGAGCGCGTCGTCACCACCGGCCCGGCGGCGCCGGCGACGCCGCCCGGGGTCGCCTCCCTGACCTGGGACGAGCTGCTCGCCGCCGGCGAGCCGATGCCGGAGCCCGCCCCGACCTGGGCGGAGTCGCAGGCGCTGTGGCTCTACACCTCGGGCACCACCGGGCGGCCCAAGGGCGCGATGCACCGGCACAGCGACATCCGGTTCGTCGGCGAGACCTACGGGGCCCAGGTGCTCGGCATCCGGCGCGACGACGTCTGCCTGTCGGTGGCGAAGCTGTTCTTCGCCTACGGCATCGGCAACTCGATGTTCTTCCCGCTGTCGGTGGGCGCCTGCGCGGTGCTGGAGCCCTCGCGGCCGGCCCCGGAGCTGTACTCGCGACTCGCCGAGGAGCACCGGGCGACGCTGTTCTTCGCCGTCCCCAGCTTCTGGGGCCCGATGATCGCCGCCGACCTGCCCCCGGAACGGTTCGCCACCGTGCGCCGGGGCGCCTCGGCCGGGGAGGCGCTCCCGGCCCGGATGTTCCACGGCGTCCGCGACCGCTACGGCTTCGAGGTGCTGGACGGCATCGGGTCCACCGAGGCCCTGCACATCTTCATCTCCAACCGGCCCGGCGAGGTCGTGCCCGGCAGCTCCGGGTTCCCGGTGCCCGGCTACGAGGTGGAGCTCCGCCGCCCGGACGGCAGCGTGATCACCGAGCCGGGCGAGCAGGGGATGCTCTTCGTCGCCGGCGACTCGGTCTGCACCGGCTACTGGTGCCGCACCGAGGTGAACCGGCTGGTGTTCCAGGGCCGCTGGATGCGCACGGGCGACCAGTACGTCCGCAACGCCGACGGGTCCTGGACCTGCCTGGGCCGCGCCGACGACGTCCTCAAGGTCGGTGGCATCTGGGTCTCCCCCGGCGAGGTGGAGACCCGGCTGCTGGAGCACCCCGGGCTGGCCGAGGCGGTCGTCGTCGGGGTGCCGGACGCCGACGGGCTCGACAAGCCGGTCGCGTTCGTGGTGCCGCGCGACGCCGCGGCCGCCCCGAGCTCCGACGAGCTCGTCGCGTTCTGCCGGGACGGGCTGGCGTCGTTCAAGCGTCCCCGGGTCGTCGTCGCGGTGACGGAGCTGCCCAAGACCCCCACCGGGAAGATCCAGCGGTACCGGCTGCGCGAGCAGGCGTCCGGGCTCCCCGGGGTGAGCGGGCAGCAGACCGAAGCACAGACGGTCGTCTGA